Proteins encoded within one genomic window of Marinobacter halotolerans:
- the ruvC gene encoding crossover junction endodeoxyribonuclease RuvC: MPIILGVDPGSRITGYGLIRVDGRDIEYLDSGCIRVGEKPMAERLQTIFHSLATLIGEYRPEEFAIEQVFMARNPDSALKLGQARGAAIVSAANSGLAVHEYSARQVKQAVVGKGGADKAQVQHMVQVLLGLSRKPQADAADALAIALCHAHMSQSITRLAGSGGKVRGGRVRR, from the coding sequence GTGCCGATCATCCTGGGAGTCGATCCCGGTTCGCGAATCACCGGTTATGGCCTGATCAGGGTTGATGGACGGGATATCGAATACCTGGACAGCGGGTGTATCCGCGTCGGTGAAAAGCCGATGGCGGAGCGCCTGCAGACCATCTTCCACAGTCTGGCAACGCTGATCGGCGAATACCGTCCCGAGGAGTTCGCCATAGAGCAGGTGTTCATGGCGCGCAACCCCGATTCGGCCCTCAAGCTGGGCCAGGCTCGAGGTGCAGCAATTGTCAGTGCGGCAAATAGCGGGCTGGCAGTGCATGAATACTCGGCGCGGCAGGTAAAGCAGGCTGTGGTTGGCAAGGGCGGTGCCGACAAGGCTCAGGTACAGCATATGGTTCAGGTACTGCTGGGACTGTCCCGTAAGCCTCAAGCCGATGCGGCTGACGCCTTGGCCATTGCCTTGTGCCATGCCCATATGAGTCAGAGCATTACCCGCCTTGCCGGCAGTGGCGGAAAGGTTCGCGGTGGCCGGGTTCGCCGTTAA
- the tolB gene encoding Tol-Pal system beta propeller repeat protein TolB: MTNRSNTKGGALSLLVAFILSLLAVPAAANELLIRITEGAESAIPIAVVPFAESGQMPAGDKISSIIRSDLRLSGEFDPLAPEKMLSLPSSGDDVFFRDWRLLGQRYVLVGQVTSTGGTLQARYELYDVSQEKRLVGATASAPQSASRTLAHHISDRIYEAITGVPGVFSTKLAYVTLERSQAGSRYRLNVSDVDGKRATVRLESDEPILSPAWSPDGKKLAYVSFETGKPAIYVHELGSGKRERVADFRGLNSAPAWSGDGRSLLMTLSKDGNAEIYRMNLASGELKRLTNHWAIDTEANWDHGGNGFFFTSDRSGGPQIYHKASESAEPRRITFGSRYNARPRSDSDGEYVYYVHQREGSFHIARTNLETGNETILTRTGSDESPSLAPNDQMLIYATKKGEDSVLTVISANGGSAYSLPASRGDVREPAWSPILR; the protein is encoded by the coding sequence ATGACAAATCGGAGCAACACAAAGGGCGGCGCACTATCGCTGCTGGTAGCGTTTATTCTGTCGCTGCTGGCCGTTCCTGCTGCTGCCAACGAGCTGCTTATCCGGATCACCGAAGGTGCCGAGTCGGCCATTCCCATTGCCGTGGTGCCTTTTGCCGAATCCGGCCAGATGCCCGCTGGTGACAAGATCTCCAGCATTATCCGCAGCGACCTGCGGCTGAGCGGAGAGTTTGACCCGCTGGCACCGGAGAAGATGCTCAGCCTGCCATCCAGCGGCGACGACGTGTTCTTCCGGGACTGGCGGTTGCTGGGCCAGCGTTATGTGCTGGTTGGGCAGGTGACCAGCACTGGCGGTACACTGCAGGCCCGTTACGAGCTTTACGATGTCAGCCAGGAAAAAAGACTGGTCGGTGCCACCGCCTCGGCGCCACAGTCGGCCTCAAGAACACTGGCCCACCACATCAGTGACCGCATTTATGAAGCCATTACCGGTGTCCCCGGCGTGTTTTCCACAAAGCTTGCCTACGTCACCCTTGAACGCAGTCAGGCAGGGTCCAGATATCGGCTGAACGTCAGTGACGTCGACGGTAAGCGGGCCACGGTCCGTCTTGAAAGTGACGAGCCCATCCTGTCCCCGGCCTGGTCGCCGGATGGCAAGAAGCTTGCCTATGTGTCTTTTGAGACCGGAAAACCCGCCATCTACGTTCATGAACTGGGTTCGGGTAAGCGGGAACGGGTTGCCGATTTCCGCGGGCTGAATTCAGCGCCGGCCTGGTCGGGTGATGGGCGTTCCTTGTTGATGACCCTGTCCAAGGATGGCAATGCCGAAATCTACCGGATGAATCTGGCCAGTGGTGAGCTGAAGCGCCTGACCAATCACTGGGCGATTGATACCGAAGCCAACTGGGACCACGGCGGTAACGGCTTTTTCTTCACCTCGGATCGCTCCGGTGGCCCGCAGATCTATCACAAGGCCAGTGAAAGCGCCGAGCCCCGTCGGATAACCTTCGGTAGCCGCTACAACGCGCGTCCCCGTTCTGATTCCGATGGTGAATATGTGTACTATGTTCACCAGCGTGAGGGATCGTTCCACATTGCCCGGACCAATCTTGAAACCGGCAACGAGACCATTCTGACGCGCACCGGATCCGATGAATCACCCAGTCTGGCGCCCAATGACCAGATGCTGATATACGCAACAAAAAAAGGCGAAGACAGTGTACTGACCGTCATCTCCGCGAACGGCGGATCAGCGTATAGTCTGCCTGCATCCCGTGGTGATGTCCGTGAACCGGCCTGGTCGCCGATCCTCCGATAG
- the tolR gene encoding protein TolR: MKGMGMMPPRQRKPMSEINVVPYIDVMLVLLVIFMVTAPMLTQGVKVDLPETTSEPIQSDKNVESIVVSVDSNGAYFMEIGGDSSQPMPLADVRDRISKILSQRADREVLVRGDENVSYGVVVSLMAELQAAGASNVGLITEAPMNDE; this comes from the coding sequence ATGAAAGGCATGGGAATGATGCCGCCCCGGCAGCGCAAGCCAATGTCGGAAATCAACGTGGTCCCCTACATCGATGTGATGCTGGTGCTGCTGGTGATCTTCATGGTCACGGCGCCAATGCTCACCCAGGGTGTGAAGGTGGATCTGCCGGAAACCACCTCCGAGCCGATACAGTCAGATAAGAACGTGGAATCGATTGTGGTGTCGGTGGACAGCAACGGCGCCTACTTCATGGAAATTGGTGGCGACAGCAGTCAGCCGATGCCCCTGGCGGACGTTCGCGATCGCATATCCAAGATTCTGTCCCAGCGCGCCGATCGCGAGGTGCTGGTGCGAGGGGACGAGAACGTCAGTTATGGTGTAGTGGTGAGTCTGATGGCTGAACTTCAGGCCGCTGGCGCGTCCAATGTGGGCCTGATAACCGAAGCACCTATGAACGATGAGTAA
- the tolA gene encoding cell envelope integrity protein TolA: MALSVFLHALVLVVALAGWSWTNPDDDPQPPSISARLITQAEPEPSPVVDTVDEPDRDQERQKAQEEQRRQQQEAERRQKEKEQAEEARRIQQQKEQERQRQAEAEKKREQERLKAQQAAKEKAEAEAKERARQKAEEERRKQEAARKAAEEKRRAEEERQRQEAERQAREEQERLEAERKRKERERQLRESQLEALAEEAAQEQQAEERRRKEAAAAKARQVQMLSESQKFRALIRDRLMKAWYPPPSATSAMSTTLQINLLPTGELVGVKILSASGNSAFDNTTLSAVRAVGQYPVPEDRQIFEEYFRQFSIEFNPENVQ, from the coding sequence GTGGCGCTCTCCGTGTTTTTGCACGCCCTGGTGCTAGTGGTCGCATTGGCAGGCTGGTCCTGGACCAACCCTGACGACGACCCGCAGCCGCCCAGCATTTCGGCGCGGTTGATCACCCAGGCGGAACCCGAACCCAGCCCGGTTGTCGATACCGTAGACGAGCCTGACCGGGACCAGGAACGCCAGAAGGCCCAGGAAGAGCAACGTCGCCAGCAGCAGGAAGCCGAACGTCGCCAGAAAGAAAAGGAGCAGGCCGAGGAAGCTCGTCGTATCCAGCAGCAAAAAGAGCAGGAACGTCAGCGCCAGGCCGAGGCAGAAAAGAAACGGGAGCAGGAACGTCTGAAAGCCCAGCAGGCGGCCAAGGAAAAAGCCGAGGCCGAAGCGAAAGAGCGGGCACGGCAGAAAGCCGAGGAAGAACGCCGTAAACAGGAGGCCGCACGCAAGGCTGCTGAGGAAAAACGCCGCGCCGAAGAGGAGCGCCAGCGCCAGGAGGCCGAGCGCCAGGCCCGGGAAGAGCAGGAGCGCCTTGAGGCTGAACGGAAACGCAAAGAGCGCGAGCGTCAGCTCCGGGAATCCCAGCTTGAGGCCCTGGCCGAGGAAGCCGCCCAGGAGCAGCAGGCTGAGGAACGCAGGCGTAAGGAAGCGGCAGCCGCCAAGGCCCGCCAGGTGCAGATGCTGTCGGAAAGTCAGAAATTCCGGGCGCTGATCCGTGATCGGCTGATGAAAGCCTGGTATCCGCCACCGTCGGCGACCAGTGCCATGTCCACAACTTTGCAGATCAACCTGCTGCCAACGGGCGAGTTGGTTGGGGTGAAAATTCTGTCGGCGAGCGGAAACTCAGCCTTCGACAACACGACGCTTAGCGCAGTCCGCGCGGTGGGGCAGTACCCGGTTCCTGAAGACCGGCAGATATTCGAAGAATATTTCCGCCAGTTTTCCATAGAATTCAACCCAGAGAATGTGCAATGA
- the ruvB gene encoding Holliday junction branch migration DNA helicase RuvB, translating to MIESDRLITAQAGQYEEVQDRAIRPGVLADYVGQPAVREQMDIFISAARGREEALDHVLIFGPPGLGKTTLANIIANEMGVSIKTTSGPVLEKAGDLAAMLTNLESGDVLFIDEIHRLSAAVEEVLYPAMEDYQLDIMIGEGPAARSIKLDLPPFTLVGATTRAGLLTSPLRDRFGIVQRLEFYNTEDLTSIILRSARLSSVTIDQGGAFEIARRSRGTPRIANRLLRRVRDFAEVKADGAISESIADQALNMLKVDAQGFDHMDRRLLLAMIEKFDGGPVGVESLAAAISEERGTIEDVLEPFLIQQGFMVRTPRGRMVTSNAYQHFGVVPVNPDREDRFD from the coding sequence ATGATTGAGTCGGATCGCCTTATCACGGCCCAGGCAGGTCAGTACGAAGAAGTTCAGGACCGGGCAATCCGGCCTGGTGTACTGGCGGATTATGTGGGCCAGCCCGCTGTTCGCGAACAGATGGATATTTTCATCTCCGCTGCCCGTGGGCGTGAGGAAGCGCTGGATCATGTGCTGATCTTCGGCCCGCCCGGGCTGGGCAAGACCACGCTCGCCAACATCATCGCCAACGAAATGGGCGTCTCCATCAAGACCACCTCCGGCCCGGTACTGGAAAAGGCCGGCGACCTGGCCGCCATGCTGACCAACCTCGAATCAGGCGATGTGCTCTTTATTGATGAGATCCATCGACTGAGCGCCGCCGTTGAGGAAGTGCTGTACCCCGCCATGGAAGACTATCAGTTGGACATCATGATCGGTGAGGGCCCCGCAGCCCGGTCGATCAAGCTGGATCTTCCGCCTTTTACATTGGTGGGCGCCACCACCCGGGCAGGCTTGCTGACATCTCCTCTGCGGGACCGGTTTGGCATAGTTCAACGGCTGGAGTTCTATAACACCGAGGACCTGACCAGCATCATCCTGCGCTCGGCTCGGCTGTCTTCGGTGACCATTGATCAGGGTGGGGCGTTTGAAATCGCAAGACGATCAAGGGGCACGCCGCGGATCGCCAACCGCCTGCTGCGCCGGGTGCGTGATTTTGCCGAAGTGAAAGCAGACGGCGCCATCAGCGAATCCATTGCCGACCAGGCACTGAACATGCTGAAAGTGGATGCCCAGGGCTTCGATCACATGGACCGGCGTCTGCTGCTGGCGATGATCGAGAAATTTGACGGCGGCCCGGTTGGTGTTGAAAGCCTGGCGGCGGCAATCAGCGAGGAGCGCGGTACCATCGAGGATGTGCTGGAGCCCTTCCTGATCCAGCAAGGGTTCATGGTGCGCACCCCCCGGGGCCGCATGGTAACCTCCAATGCCTATCAGCATTTTGGAGTCGTGCCGGTGAATCCTGACCGGGAGGATCGTTTTGACTGA
- the nadA gene encoding quinolinate synthase NadA, which yields MTRAVDRILVQEHLAHRAEPKPLSDSEKSDLETLIKNALKAEDAVLVAHYYTDPDIQRLAEETGGCVADSLEMARFGNQHKASTVVVAGVKFMGETAKILNPEKRVLMPTLEATCSLDIGCPADEFTRFCDEHSDRTVVVYANTSAAVKARADWVVTSSCAQAIVESLDARGEKILWAPDKHLGHYVQKTTGADMLLWDGSCIVHEEFKSRGLEDLKALYPDAAVLVHPESPDAVVEMADVVGSTSQLIHAVQTMPNEQFIVATDNGIFYKMQQLAPNKTLIEAPTAGNGATCRSCAHCPWMAMNGLENLLRVIEQGDQEVHVDPELREKALKPLERMLGFTANMNLKAAGNA from the coding sequence ATGACACGAGCTGTAGACCGAATTCTGGTGCAGGAACACCTTGCACACCGCGCAGAGCCCAAGCCTTTGAGCGACAGTGAAAAATCCGATCTTGAAACCCTCATCAAAAACGCCCTCAAGGCCGAGGACGCGGTGCTGGTCGCGCACTACTACACGGATCCGGATATCCAGCGCCTGGCAGAGGAAACCGGCGGCTGCGTTGCCGATTCCCTGGAAATGGCGCGTTTTGGTAACCAGCACAAAGCCTCGACCGTGGTGGTTGCCGGTGTGAAGTTCATGGGCGAGACCGCCAAGATTCTGAATCCGGAAAAGCGGGTGCTGATGCCGACCCTGGAAGCCACCTGCTCACTGGATATTGGCTGCCCCGCTGACGAATTCACGCGATTCTGTGACGAACATTCTGACCGCACGGTGGTGGTATATGCCAACACCTCTGCCGCTGTAAAGGCCCGGGCTGACTGGGTGGTTACCTCCAGCTGCGCCCAGGCGATTGTGGAGTCACTGGACGCCAGAGGCGAAAAGATCCTGTGGGCGCCGGACAAACACCTGGGCCACTACGTGCAGAAAACCACCGGCGCGGACATGCTGTTATGGGATGGATCCTGCATTGTGCACGAGGAGTTCAAATCCCGGGGCCTGGAGGATCTGAAAGCGCTTTATCCGGATGCCGCCGTGCTGGTTCACCCAGAGTCTCCGGACGCGGTGGTCGAAATGGCCGATGTGGTCGGGTCTACCTCCCAGCTGATCCATGCGGTTCAGACGATGCCCAACGAGCAGTTCATCGTGGCCACCGATAACGGCATTTTTTACAAGATGCAGCAGCTGGCGCCCAATAAGACGTTGATAGAAGCGCCGACGGCCGGCAATGGCGCGACCTGTCGCAGCTGCGCCCACTGTCCTTGGATGGCCATGAACGGTTTGGAAAACCTGCTTCGGGTGATAGAGCAGGGTGATCAGGAAGTTCACGTTGATCCGGAACTCCGGGAGAAGGCTCTCAAGCCCCTTGAGCGGATGCTGGGCTTTACTGCCAACATGAACCTCAAGGCCGCTGGCAACGCCTGA
- the pal gene encoding peptidoglycan-associated lipoprotein Pal encodes MKLTATHKALALVFSFGLMAGCSSTGDTMGDDGSMGGTGGTSGQESGTTVFGGEDGSGVSSSEMTEQQRREAEARAERAQEQAMREVTTFYFDFDTAEIKPEARDVLVAHARFLQANPDQNVRIEGHADERGTKEYNLALGERRANAVQRFLIVNGAARGQTETVSYGEEKPAVLGSGESVWAQNRRVELIFQ; translated from the coding sequence ATGAAACTGACAGCAACACACAAAGCACTGGCACTGGTTTTTTCATTCGGCCTGATGGCTGGTTGCAGCAGCACCGGCGACACCATGGGCGACGATGGAAGCATGGGTGGCACTGGCGGAACCTCTGGCCAGGAAAGCGGCACCACCGTGTTTGGCGGTGAAGACGGAAGCGGCGTGTCCTCCTCCGAGATGACCGAGCAGCAGCGTCGCGAAGCCGAAGCCCGTGCGGAAAGGGCTCAAGAGCAGGCCATGCGCGAAGTCACCACTTTCTACTTTGATTTCGATACCGCTGAAATCAAGCCGGAAGCTCGTGATGTGCTGGTTGCCCATGCCCGTTTCCTGCAGGCCAACCCGGACCAGAACGTGAGAATTGAAGGCCATGCCGACGAGCGTGGCACCAAGGAATACAACCTGGCCCTGGGCGAGCGTCGTGCCAATGCGGTTCAGCGTTTTCTTATCGTCAACGGTGCGGCCCGCGGCCAGACTGAAACCGTCAGCTACGGCGAAGAGAAGCCCGCTGTACTGGGTTCCGGCGAGAGCGTCTGGGCCCAGAACCGTCGTGTTGAACTGATCTTCCAATAA
- the tolQ gene encoding protein TolQ, producing the protein MESELSVWYLIANAGVLVQLVMLLLALASVVSWALIFQRVQVFRKARQAQFAFEERFWSGMDLGKLYREVSENPTPFSGMESLFRSGFKEFSRLRQQSRDADAVMEGSQRAMRVAFSREQERLEAHLPFLATVGSTSPYIGLFGTVWGIMNSFRGLAQVQQATLATVAPGISEALIATAMGLFAAIPAVIAYNRFSAMSDALLKNYETFAEEFSSILHRRVHSSEE; encoded by the coding sequence GTGGAGTCAGAACTTTCTGTCTGGTATCTCATTGCGAATGCCGGGGTACTCGTTCAACTGGTCATGCTGTTGCTGGCTCTGGCCTCGGTGGTTTCCTGGGCGCTGATTTTCCAGCGCGTACAGGTGTTCAGAAAGGCCCGGCAGGCTCAATTTGCCTTTGAAGAGCGGTTCTGGTCCGGCATGGATCTGGGCAAGCTTTACCGCGAGGTCAGCGAGAACCCGACGCCTTTTTCCGGCATGGAATCGCTGTTCCGGTCTGGCTTCAAGGAATTTTCCCGCCTGCGTCAGCAGAGCCGCGATGCGGATGCCGTTATGGAAGGTAGCCAGCGGGCCATGCGAGTCGCGTTCTCGCGGGAGCAGGAAAGGCTGGAAGCGCACCTTCCGTTTCTGGCGACGGTAGGGTCCACCAGCCCCTATATCGGTCTGTTCGGCACCGTATGGGGCATCATGAACTCGTTTCGCGGCCTGGCCCAGGTTCAGCAGGCAACACTGGCAACCGTGGCTCCGGGTATTTCAGAGGCCCTGATCGCAACCGCCATGGGCCTGTTCGCGGCCATTCCCGCGGTCATTGCCTACAACCGGTTCTCGGCCATGTCCGATGCGCTTCTGAAGAATTACGAAACCTTTGCGGAAGAATTCTCCAGTATTCTGCATCGTCGGGTTCACAGCTCCGAGGAGTAA
- the ruvA gene encoding Holliday junction branch migration protein RuvA yields the protein MIGRIRGVLIEKSPAQALVECAGLGYEIDIPVTTFFNLPEPGEEVLLHTHFAVREDHQSLFGFAARFDRDLFRQLIKVNGVGPKMAVGILSGLDANQFIRCVEARDINSLVKLPGVGKKTAERLLIEMTDRIKQLEGQFALATGGATPTDPAAAQPLPAGHSPVEEAESALISLGYKPQEATKTISRIAEEGMSSQELIRLALRAMIPAN from the coding sequence GTGATTGGTCGTATTCGAGGAGTTCTGATCGAGAAATCACCCGCGCAGGCGCTGGTTGAGTGTGCCGGGCTGGGCTATGAAATCGATATTCCCGTGACAACCTTTTTTAACCTCCCGGAGCCCGGTGAAGAGGTCTTGTTGCACACCCACTTTGCGGTCCGCGAAGATCATCAGAGCCTGTTTGGTTTCGCCGCCCGGTTTGACCGGGATCTTTTTCGTCAGTTGATCAAGGTGAATGGCGTTGGCCCGAAAATGGCCGTTGGCATTCTGTCCGGCCTGGACGCCAACCAGTTCATCCGTTGCGTTGAAGCCCGGGATATCAATTCGTTAGTCAAACTGCCGGGTGTCGGTAAAAAAACCGCAGAGCGTTTGCTGATTGAGATGACTGACAGAATCAAGCAGCTTGAAGGCCAGTTTGCTCTAGCCACCGGTGGCGCAACTCCAACAGACCCGGCGGCAGCTCAGCCCCTGCCGGCAGGCCATTCTCCGGTAGAAGAAGCCGAGTCAGCCCTGATTTCCCTGGGCTACAAACCCCAGGAAGCTACCAAGACCATTAGCCGAATTGCCGAGGAAGGAATGTCCAGTCAGGAGCTTATCCGGCTGGCATTGCGGGCTATGATTCCGGCAAACTGA
- the ybgF gene encoding tol-pal system protein YbgF, translating into MRKSLMAALLTSLAFMPVGSALAQSGGSGSQANAELFYMIQQLQGEVRRLQGRVEEQGHQIERLTEQARDRYIDLDQRILDLSAKVSEADKPATAASAEQGGAQGQPQPVKQKEYRAPTAEEKKAYDTIQTLIREEKKFNEAINALYDFIDRYDEGDLTVNAYYWLGEVYLAEDQLEQAKQAFTIVATRFGDHRKAPDAVYKLGVTLDRLGETAEAKRRMESVVRKYPDSNAASLAKSYLDGKRG; encoded by the coding sequence ATGAGGAAATCTCTCATGGCGGCCCTGCTGACCTCGCTGGCATTCATGCCAGTGGGGTCAGCGCTGGCCCAGTCGGGCGGCTCGGGCAGCCAGGCTAACGCCGAATTGTTTTATATGATCCAGCAACTGCAGGGCGAAGTGCGCCGTTTGCAGGGCAGGGTTGAAGAGCAGGGTCACCAGATCGAGCGCCTGACGGAACAGGCGCGTGATCGCTATATCGATCTGGACCAACGCATTCTCGATTTGTCGGCGAAAGTGTCAGAAGCTGACAAGCCTGCAACTGCCGCATCGGCAGAACAGGGCGGCGCCCAGGGGCAGCCTCAACCGGTAAAGCAGAAAGAGTATCGCGCGCCCACCGCTGAAGAAAAGAAAGCCTACGACACCATCCAGACGCTCATTCGTGAAGAGAAAAAGTTCAACGAGGCCATAAACGCCCTGTACGACTTTATCGACCGCTACGATGAGGGCGACCTGACCGTCAACGCCTATTACTGGTTGGGCGAGGTTTATCTGGCCGAAGACCAGCTGGAGCAGGCGAAGCAGGCGTTCACCATTGTGGCAACCCGTTTTGGCGATCACCGCAAGGCGCCGGATGCCGTCTACAAGCTGGGCGTGACCCTTGACCGGCTGGGTGAGACCGCCGAAGCCAAGCGTCGGATGGAGTCGGTTGTCCGCAAATACCCGGACAGCAATGCCGCCTCATTGGCTAAAAGCTATCTTGACGGTAAAAGGGGTTGA
- a CDS encoding YbgC/FadM family acyl-CoA thioesterase — MTEPAPNGFSLPLRVYIEDTDAGGIVYHAKYLHYMERARTEWVRSFGVGLRDGLSENISYVVQKLSIHYGVPAKLDDELRVTTEPAGFGRVWMDFRQRVVRVSDQKELAAADVRVACIALDSGRPRRLPPAMVDVLALSQQPV, encoded by the coding sequence TTGACTGAGCCCGCGCCCAATGGCTTCTCATTGCCGCTGCGTGTCTATATCGAGGATACGGACGCCGGCGGCATCGTCTATCACGCCAAATACCTTCACTACATGGAACGCGCCCGCACCGAATGGGTGCGTAGTTTTGGTGTAGGGTTACGGGATGGCTTGAGCGAGAACATCAGTTACGTCGTGCAGAAACTGTCGATCCATTACGGTGTGCCGGCAAAGCTTGATGACGAGCTGAGGGTAACAACCGAGCCCGCCGGGTTTGGCCGGGTGTGGATGGATTTCCGGCAGCGGGTGGTCAGGGTCTCTGACCAGAAAGAGCTGGCTGCCGCCGATGTCAGGGTGGCCTGTATTGCACTGGATTCCGGGCGACCGCGCCGTTTGCCACCGGCCATGGTGGATGTGCTTGCATTGAGCCAGCAACCGGTTTGA
- a CDS encoding sulfurtransferase TusA family protein has translation MTDRTLDTTGLRCPMPLLKTKLELNGMAAGDVLLVIASDPGSARDIPAYLSLTRHELVSSSEEGGQYTFMIKCAG, from the coding sequence ATGACAGATCGTACTCTGGATACCACCGGGCTGCGCTGTCCGATGCCGCTTCTGAAAACGAAACTGGAGCTCAACGGCATGGCGGCCGGCGACGTGCTTCTGGTTATCGCTTCTGATCCCGGTTCCGCCAGGGATATTCCGGCATACCTGTCGTTGACCCGCCACGAGCTGGTCAGTTCCTCGGAAGAGGGAGGCCAGTATACGTTTATGATAAAGTGCGCCGGTTAA
- a CDS encoding M48 family metalloprotease: protein MNHRLFFPKSLARVLCASLACVLLVATPASGQSPGEAPLPSIGGVGGGLISEQQENDIGRQVMISIRRSADQIEDPLVYSYLSAITYRLVPFTPLESPDLTLALIDSPAINAFAVPGNIVGVNGGLFLNAETEQQFASVMAHELAHLSQRHFARRLEQQKMSAPLQIAGMLAGIVLTAVTQSDIGIAAIAGTQAMAVQNMLAYSRSHEQEADRVGLEILANAGLDPEGMPEMFQIMMRQNRLQGNQVPEYLSTHPLTQSRVSDTMSRAKQYPESSYEDSLEYHLVRARLQVRYARSADVAVNTFRSDLEQATPENGSSLQYGLAVALLRNSQPAEAETELRKLLDRNPGRITYLVTLAEALVEQEQYQEARQMMLTALEKNPGNYPITEKLATIEIKAGNAEKAAERLKQLTRQLPGREHLWLQLAEAEGMARNIVGVHRARAEYNILMGDLEAAERQLRQAQEKLPPGTPTRQVVTERLSQVSTALANKRKS, encoded by the coding sequence ATGAATCACCGCCTGTTTTTCCCCAAGTCCCTTGCCCGTGTTCTCTGCGCGAGCCTGGCCTGCGTCCTTCTGGTCGCCACCCCGGCCAGCGGGCAGTCGCCGGGAGAAGCACCGCTGCCAAGCATTGGCGGCGTGGGTGGCGGTCTGATTTCTGAACAGCAGGAAAACGACATTGGCCGCCAGGTGATGATCTCGATCCGCCGCTCTGCCGACCAGATCGAGGACCCGCTGGTATACAGTTATCTGAGCGCCATAACCTACCGGCTGGTGCCGTTCACCCCGCTGGAAAGCCCCGACCTGACGCTTGCCCTGATCGACAGCCCGGCGATAAACGCCTTCGCGGTGCCGGGCAACATTGTGGGCGTGAACGGCGGCCTGTTCCTGAACGCCGAGACCGAGCAGCAATTCGCCTCGGTGATGGCCCACGAGCTTGCCCACCTGAGCCAGCGACATTTTGCCCGCCGGCTGGAGCAACAGAAAATGAGCGCCCCTCTGCAGATTGCGGGAATGCTGGCGGGGATCGTGCTGACGGCGGTCACCCAGTCGGATATCGGCATTGCGGCGATCGCCGGCACCCAGGCCATGGCCGTACAGAACATGCTGGCCTATAGCCGGAGTCACGAGCAGGAGGCTGACCGGGTAGGCCTGGAAATTCTGGCAAACGCGGGCCTGGACCCGGAAGGCATGCCGGAAATGTTCCAGATCATGATGCGACAGAACCGGCTTCAGGGAAATCAGGTTCCGGAATATCTGTCCACCCACCCGCTCACCCAGAGCCGGGTGTCGGATACCATGAGCCGGGCCAAGCAATACCCGGAATCCAGCTATGAGGATTCGCTGGAATACCACTTGGTACGCGCCCGACTGCAGGTCCGCTATGCCCGTTCCGCCGACGTTGCCGTTAACACCTTCCGCAGTGATCTTGAGCAGGCAACGCCGGAAAACGGAAGCTCATTGCAGTACGGTCTGGCGGTTGCCCTGCTCCGGAACAGCCAACCCGCTGAGGCGGAAACCGAGCTTCGCAAGCTTCTGGACCGCAATCCGGGACGGATCACCTACCTTGTCACGCTGGCCGAAGCTTTGGTGGAACAGGAGCAATATCAGGAGGCGCGGCAGATGATGCTGACAGCCCTGGAGAAAAACCCCGGCAATTATCCCATCACCGAGAAGCTGGCGACGATTGAAATCAAGGCGGGCAATGCGGAAAAGGCCGCCGAACGGCTCAAGCAGCTGACCCGGCAATTGCCGGGCCGTGAGCACCTCTGGCTTCAGTTGGCGGAAGCGGAAGGCATGGCACGGAACATCGTCGGGGTTCACCGGGCCCGGGCCGAGTACAACATTCTGATGGGAGACCTTGAGGCCGCTGAACGACAGCTTCGCCAGGCCCAGGAAAAACTGCCGCCGGGAACGCCCACGCGGCAGGTTGTAACAGAGAGATTGTCACAGGTATCAACAGCCCTGGCGAACAAGCGCAAGAGCTGA